The following are encoded together in the Planctomycetia bacterium genome:
- the tsf gene encoding translation elongation factor Ts, which translates to MAEITAAAVMALREKTGLPMMECKKALTESGGDQDAAVEQLRKQGIKTAESRVGRETTEGRIAIHTDLAKKVGAMVEVLCESAPVAGGPDLTDFANACAKQLALGPGAKTAEELLKQPSPSKSEMTLQQQLDDIINRIREAIKLGRVVRIDGTCGGYVHHNAKVAVLLQVEGGTAELAKDVSMHVAAMRPSSVSKEDLDATLVAKEREILLEAARKEGKPENILEKMVEGRMKNFFAEKVLMEQPFVKDEKQSVGAYIKASGMKLVRFVHWDLAKG; encoded by the coding sequence ATGGCCGAAATCACCGCCGCTGCCGTGATGGCGCTCCGGGAAAAGACCGGGCTGCCGATGATGGAATGCAAGAAGGCTTTGACGGAGTCCGGCGGAGACCAAGACGCCGCCGTCGAGCAACTGCGTAAGCAAGGAATTAAGACCGCGGAGTCGCGTGTGGGGCGCGAAACCACGGAAGGTCGCATCGCCATTCACACGGACCTTGCCAAGAAGGTCGGCGCGATGGTCGAAGTGCTCTGTGAGAGCGCCCCAGTGGCCGGCGGTCCGGACCTCACCGACTTCGCGAACGCCTGCGCCAAGCAACTCGCGCTGGGCCCCGGCGCCAAGACAGCCGAGGAACTGCTCAAGCAGCCGTCGCCCAGCAAGTCTGAGATGACGCTCCAGCAGCAATTGGATGACATCATCAATCGTATCCGCGAAGCCATCAAGCTGGGCCGCGTGGTCCGCATCGACGGCACGTGTGGCGGTTATGTCCATCACAATGCCAAGGTGGCGGTGCTGTTGCAAGTTGAGGGCGGCACTGCCGAGCTCGCCAAGGACGTCAGCATGCACGTCGCGGCGATGCGCCCGTCGTCGGTTTCCAAGGAAGACTTGGACGCCACGCTGGTTGCCAAGGAGCGGGAGATTTTGCTCGAAGCCGCCCGCAAGGAAGGCAAGCCGGAGAACATCCTGGAAAAGATGGTCGAAGGCCGGATGAAGAATTTCTTCGCCGAGAAGGTGTTGATGGAACAACCGTTCGTGAAGGACGAAAAGCAGTCCGTTGGCGCCTACATCAAGGCCAGCGGCATGAAGCTCGTCCGGTTCGTGCATTGGGATTTGGCGAAGGGCTAG